The region AGTCAAATGGTTATGGTCCGGAACTTACGGTGAAGTTTTTCCTGAACAGGAAAACAACTTCCCTTCCGAAGCTCAGGAAAAGCACAGGTTCCCCCTGCTCTGCAACCACTGCGAGCACCCTTCCTGTGTTAGAGTATGCCCCACAAAGGCTACTTTCCAGCGCCCTGACGGTATTGTAGCAATGGACTACCACCGCTGCATCGGTTGCCGCTACTGCATGGCTGCCTGCCCTTACGGTTCCAGAAGCTTCAACTTCATGGATCCCAGAAAACATCTGGATATGGACAAAATCAACACGAAGTTCCCCACCCGTATGCGCGGTGTTGTGGAAAAATGTAACTTCTGTGTTGAGCGTCTCGCTACAGGCGAAATGCCTGCCTGTGTAGAAAAATCCGGTGGCGCAATTATCTTCGGCGATCTGCAGGACCCTGATTCAACAGTCAGAAAGGCTCTGCGTGAAAACTTCACCATCCGTAGAAAACCGTCCGTAGGTACCGAACCGGGCGTTTACTACATCATTTAGGGGGAAGCTTGATATGCTCGAAAAAGCTCTAAAAGGCGGACCGAAGTATTGGGCCTGGATTGGTTTCCTGCTGCTCATAATTGCTGCCGGTTTCTGCACTTACATTGGACAGCTTCAGGAAGGTATGACAATCACAGGCATGAGCCGTGATGTTTCCTGGGGCTTCTATATCTCACAGTTCACCTACCTTGTCGGTCTTGCCGCATCCGGGGTTATGATCGTACTGCCTTACTACTTCCATCATTACAAGAAGTTTAAAGGCATGGTAATCATGGGTGAATTCATGGCCATCGCTGCCGTTGTCATGTGTCTCGGTTTCATTATCGTCGACATCGGGCAGCCTCAGCGTATGCTCAACATCGTGTTCCATCCGACTCCGAACTCTATCCTTTTCTGGGATATGATCGTTCTGAACGGTTATCTTCTCTTGAACGTCGTTGTTGGCTGGACTTGCCTTGAATGTGATCGTCAGCGCGTTTCCCATCCTAAATGGGTTAAACCTCTGGCCTACACTTCCATTGTATGGGCATTCTCCATTCACACAGTTACCGCGTTCCTGTATGCCGGTCTGCCCGGCCGCCACTACTGGCTTTCCGCCATTCTGGCAGCCCGCTTCCTGGCTTCCGCATTCTGCTCAGGACCCGCGATTCTGCTGCTTGTTGTGTTCGTTGTCCGCAAGCTCACAAAATATGAGCCCGGCAAAGGCGCAATCAAGACTCTGACTACTATCATCACCTATGCAATGTGTGTGAACGTTTTCTTCTTCCTGCTGGAAGTATTCACCGCATTCTACTCAAACATACCGGGACATATCCACTCCTTCGCGTATCTCTTCGCAGGTAGCCATGGCCACCACGAACTGGTGCCCTGGATGTGGACCGCAGTTGCATTCGGCCTCGGTAGCCTTGCACTGCTCATCCCGCCCAAACTGCGTTACAACCAGAAGCTGCTGCCCTGGTCCCTCGCTATCCTCGTTATCGCAACATGGATTGATAAGGGCCTTGGCCTGCTGATCGGCGGTTTCACACCGAACCCGTTCAACGAAGTCACTGTTTACTGGCCCACCGGTAAAGAGCTCATGATTTCCATGATGGTTTACGCACTCGGCGCGCTTGTTCTGACTTTCCTTTACAAGATTGCAACAGACGTAAAGCGTGAAATCGGAGAGCTGATTACTGAAGACTAATCAATCTCGGATTACTGATTTGAAAGCCCCTGTCTCTTCCGAGGCAGGGGCTTCTTTATATCTATCGGACATCCTTCCTGATCTGAATCAATCATTAATACTATAGCATAAAAACAAGTCAATTTCTAACGTCAGCTAACGGATAGAACAATCGACAGTTATCGATTTAATGTTACGGATATTAAATTTTGAAGTACTAAAAAAGCCGCCCATCCCTGTTAAGGATAAGCGGCTTTCTCGCGCAAGAATAATCTTACGCAGGGAGACTTAAGTATGAGCGACTATACGTAGTCTCCCCGGTTAAATTTAATCTGCTCAGTCACGGCCACGGTTTCCAATTCGGATACTATGGAACCAAGCTCCGGATTCTCACTTTGTACACCCGGCCAATCCTTCTTGAGGGACTCAACTCCACCTTGAATACCTTCAAGAGTCGAATAGGCCTGCTTCAACCCGTTCTCATCAGGTGAGCCGAGTTGCTGGGCATAGCTTTCAAGCTTTCCGAAGAGGTCTTCCACCTTACCGACAAACTCACTTTCGCTGACCTGTGCGGACTGCTGAACCTGAGCTACCTGCTGCACCTGCAGCAAGGGATTCATGGCCTGAAGACCCGGCACCGGCGGTGCGGAAACCGCGCCGTTATTCTGCGCTGCTCCTTGCTGAACTTCCTGATTCAGGAATTCGCCGAACGCTGCCCCGTCAACCTTCTTTGCCTTATTTTCCTGTTGCTGCTGTTGCAGCTTTAAGGCTTCAATCTGTTCAGGACTTATCTTCATATTATACTCCTCAGCCTTTGGTTTCATAGCATACTATGCAATGAGCTTGCCAAACTACATATTTTAACATAATCGGCTGATATAACTTAATTTGTATTTATTAAAGACTCGGAAAATAATGCCCAATTTCGCGTAAAAAACAGCATAACGAGACTTTTTTTCCTTGTTGACGATAAATCATAAGAAAATGCTTGTCCATGGCCTACTTTATCGGATAATATTGGAAGTAAGAAATTTTAAGTGCACTTTCTTATCCACGCACAACCTTACAAATATGGAGGTATAACTATGGCTGAAATCAAGAAGATACTCTGTGCAGTGGACTTTTCGGATCACAGCCCCCTGGTAGCCGAATACGCAAGTACCCTTGCCAAGACTCTGGGAGCCGAAATCACTTGCCTTTACGTTGCCCCTTCACTGGATCAATACGTGGGATTCCATGTTCCGCCAAGCTCCATTGAAAACTTTGTTGGTGAAATCGTCACCGGCGCGGACAGCACCATGGAGACATTCATCGCTGAAAACTTCAAGGATGTAACTGCAAGCGGAAAGGTTGTTACCGGTTACGCTGCCGAAGAAATTCTCGCGATTTCAGAAAGTGAAAACGCGGATATGATTATCATGGGCACACACGGCCGTGCGGGTATTGACCGTATCCTTTTCGGTTCTGTAGCTGAGAAGGTGGTAAAGGCTGCCAAGAGCCCGGTTTTAACTATCAGACCCTCCTAGAAATAACCTTATAACCGACCCGAAGACTGTCACCCCGGTCTGACGGTCACGCCTTCTAACCTTAAAAAAGCCCCCCGTACTTCTTGGTACAGGGGGCTTACTCTATCTATTTTTGTTCCTTTTCTTTAATTTTTTATTTTGCAGGGCTATTTCGCGCCAACGTTCTTTCTCCACCCG is a window of Maridesulfovibrio sp. DNA encoding:
- the dsrO gene encoding sulfate reduction electron transfer complex DsrMKJOP subunit DsrO; amino-acid sequence: MKQSRRNFLKFAGLSAAGLCIAPTAALASGGPSGGAHYEVTAKHLHAKRWAMVIDTRKLNTEEAIEALAETCHHIHNVPTTIGTDQEVKWLWSGTYGEVFPEQENNFPSEAQEKHRFPLLCNHCEHPSCVRVCPTKATFQRPDGIVAMDYHRCIGCRYCMAACPYGSRSFNFMDPRKHLDMDKINTKFPTRMRGVVEKCNFCVERLATGEMPACVEKSGGAIIFGDLQDPDSTVRKALRENFTIRRKPSVGTEPGVYYII
- the dsrP gene encoding sulfate reduction electron transfer complex DsrMKJOP subunit DsrP, producing MLEKALKGGPKYWAWIGFLLLIIAAGFCTYIGQLQEGMTITGMSRDVSWGFYISQFTYLVGLAASGVMIVLPYYFHHYKKFKGMVIMGEFMAIAAVVMCLGFIIVDIGQPQRMLNIVFHPTPNSILFWDMIVLNGYLLLNVVVGWTCLECDRQRVSHPKWVKPLAYTSIVWAFSIHTVTAFLYAGLPGRHYWLSAILAARFLASAFCSGPAILLLVVFVVRKLTKYEPGKGAIKTLTTIITYAMCVNVFFFLLEVFTAFYSNIPGHIHSFAYLFAGSHGHHELVPWMWTAVAFGLGSLALLIPPKLRYNQKLLPWSLAILVIATWIDKGLGLLIGGFTPNPFNEVTVYWPTGKELMISMMVYALGALVLTFLYKIATDVKREIGELITED
- a CDS encoding universal stress protein, encoding MAEIKKILCAVDFSDHSPLVAEYASTLAKTLGAEITCLYVAPSLDQYVGFHVPPSSIENFVGEIVTGADSTMETFIAENFKDVTASGKVVTGYAAEEILAISESENADMIIMGTHGRAGIDRILFGSVAEKVVKAAKSPVLTIRPS